The following are encoded together in the Rana temporaria chromosome 12, aRanTem1.1, whole genome shotgun sequence genome:
- the CEBPB gene encoding CCAAT/enhancer-binding protein beta → MNRLVTWDQPGCASARTMEASNFYYEPPGATEYLGAKAQRRGPRPETGDIGEHERAIDFSPYLEAECGEFLRELGAPHYKPGPLLYHKMEDSPSIRPFLPFHAVPSGSSGNLSSASSCSPPGTPNPSAPKSGGNSAKHKKNMDKHSDEYKVRRERNNIAVRKSRDKAKIRNMETQHKVLELSAENERLQKRVEQLSRELTTLRNLFKQLPPEATGRC, encoded by the coding sequence ATGAATCGGTTGGTGACCTGGGACCAGCCGGGATGTGCCTCTGCTAGAACTATGGAAGCCTCTAACTTCTACTACGAGCCGCCGGGCGCCACCGAGTACCTGGGGGCCAAAGCTCAGCGCCGGGGGCCCCGGCCGGAGACTGGCGACATCGGCGAGCACGAGCGGGCCATCGACTTCAGCCCTTACCTGGAGGCCGAGTGCGGGGAATTCCTGCGCGAGCTGGGGGCCCCACACTACAAGCCGGGGCCCCTGCTCTACCACAAGATGGAAGATTCCCCGTCCATCCGACCCTTCCTGCCTTTCCACGCCGTGCCGTCCGGCAGCAGCGGCAACCTGAGCAGCGCCTCTTCCTGCAGCCCTCCCGGCACCCCCAACCCTTCGGCGCCCAAGTCCGGCGGCAACAGCGCCAAACACAAGAAGAATATGGACAAGCATAGCGATGAGTACAAGGTCCGCCGAGAGCGGAACAACATCGCGGTCCGCAAGAGCCGGGACAAAGCCAAGATCCGCAACATGGAGACCCAGCACAAGGTCCTGGAGCTCAGTGCCGAGAACGAGAGGCTCCAGAAGAGGGTGGAACAGCTGAGCCGGGAACTTACCACCCTCCGAAACCTCTTTAAACAGCTGCCCCCGGAGGCCACGGGGAGGTGCTAG